Within Theileria orientalis strain Shintoku DNA, chromosome 4, complete genome, the genomic segment GTGTTTATTATGGTTGTTGTTGAGATTCTCAGTGCTATTACAATCAAATTTGTACTACATTACAGGGATTACAGGTTAACCAAGAGTAATGATATTGTATCATCGCTGGCACTCGTAAAGAAAATGTTTTATGACGATATCGCAAtcaatattattactaAAAGTAGGAATAATGAGCTTTCAGTTCTTTTCGTCAACATGTTCCTTACGTATTTTAACATGACATTGTACAATATGTGTATCataataacattttatatgGTACAAAGGTATTTTGTGGCATCTGTAATAGATGCATCAGTTATTACTGATATTGATACTGCAGGATTTATGACATCATTCTATATTTTCCTAAGAATTGCAATAtccatgtttttattaCCAAAGTGTATCAGATCTATCGCAAAATCTTACGTGTCATTTAAAAGGATGggaatatatataaaggATTGTTCTCCTAATTTCTACATAAGTGATAATATATGCACTGGTTCTGTACAAACatgtacaaatataacTTATTTGGCCAATCAAAGACTTAGAGATGTAGTTTACTACAAAGACGCCACATTCACATGGGTCAACACACGCGACGACctattaaacaaaaactatGAACCGTTATTGAAGAACGTCAATTTTCAACTAAAACGTAGTGAAATAGCCATTGTCACCGGTTCTAAAGGCTCTGGgaaatcaaattttatcaaatcaaTGCTTGGTGAGATGACCCTAGTTGGGGGCTCTATGGCTGTTGTACCACTACATACATCAATGCCCATATTCTATGCATCAGAGGACATATTCCTACAACATGGCACCGTCAGATCCAACATTGTGTTTGGTCATCGTTTCGATGAAAACCTGTATAAAACTGTGTTGAGTGCAGTTGAACTTGAGTATGATATATCAACCTGGGAGAAGGGTGACCTCCGACTATTGTCAGACAATGCACCTTCATTGAGCGGAGGTCAACGTGTAAGGATGGAGTTGGCTCGTGCTGTGTACGCTTATTTGGTTTTCCATCAGGTAAACAAGGAATATAACGACTGCCAATGTTCGTTCTTGATGTGTCTGGATGCCTCGTTCCATGGTTTGGACCCATATGTGTCcaaaactatattcaataacctgtttaacgtTAAAACAGGGCTATTGGTTAAGGATGATTTAAGTGTGGTTTTGACAACATCAAAACAAACTCTTGATATATGTTCAAAAATGTCTGATATAAACCAGGTTCCAAATCCTCCGgtttataacattaataacCAAATGttgaaattttatttaaatcttCATGACTTTATTAAGAATAAaagagtaaataatatagaCAATAATTACATATCACATAATATTGGCTCTTACATGAGTTATTTAACTTATGACATGCTCAGCCTTTGTTCCTCTGGAGCTAATACTAGGCTACGTCGAATAAAATTGACCAGGTCCAAATATAGCAAGTCGTTTAAGTCATATGCTAGGGATGAATTGGCTGGcgttaaatttaatccaTATAAGGTTTATTTGATGCCCTCTTTAGGATTTTTTGTGATTTATCTATTGATAAACATCATTGTCTCTGTCATggataatataaaatatgtattgtCCACTAGATTGTCTGATTACATATCCAAGCACATTAGAGACTTTAAGAATGGCCAATACTTTGATTTAGCCGAAATTAAAGCACATAGCACTTTCTGGTTAAGAATAATGACATTATTTGTTTcagttattattgttttaaccATTTTGTCCACAATTTTGTTTTCCATTTTGTCAAATATAACTTGTCGTAAAATTCACGAATACGTTGTCGATTcaattttcaaaaatagTTCATCtgtaataaaagtaaagaaACAAATCAATCAGGTCATGACTTATTTGTCTTGTGATACCACTATGACCGATGAGGATGTaggatatattttattgttatttttaacttgcTCCATTCAGGCAATAACCAACATAGTtacattgttttatttgattcCTATTTCAATCCCTTTTTTCATTGTGTCATTgagtattttattcaaatttatacttttgAACTTAATCAATTGTGCCAAGAACAAACAGATCGCAATGTTAGAATCTATGTCACAGGTCAATTCTGTATGTGAAAACGCCATATCAGGATCTTCAATTTATAGAAGCTATAAAAACGAACTCTCCCTGGTTATTAATTTGATTGAAAATATCGATTACAAAGTTCGAAGCCGTTTCTTGTACAggttaattttaacttGGTGTGCtttgatatttaaatacGTATTTTCTGCTACGACATTAATAGTCCTTGTTCTACCTATAATCTTGGATAGATTcactaaatataaaatgaaggTTGGCTATTTTGGATTGGCATTATCGTTATGTATGAATTTAGCAAAATCATTCTCTAAATTTAGTACAACATATGCTAAGCTCGAGATTTATTCCTGTTCTCTCCAAAGgtttcaatattttattcctcCTAAGAAAACTCTTCAATTTAGCTCATTTGTTAATACTCATGAAGAGTATGTAGTCATTCCTGATAATAAAGCACATGTCAAGTTTCAAAGGGATCAACTGCTAATTCGCAGGGCTTTTGAGTTCAAGGCCGAAAACAAAAGGTTCTATAAATTAAGGAAATTTTTCTATGATCCTAAGTTAACAATCATTGATGCTGGAGATTATTTACCTTATGAGCATTCAGATGTTTTGTTGAATGATGTGTGTGTCTATACCACTGCTGACCATAATCCAGAAAGTATGCTTTTGAATCACTTTAATGCATCTGCTCATCGATCTGAGATTATTGGTATTGTTGGTAGAACCGGCGCTGGTAAGACAATCTTATTATGTGTTTTACAAAACATCATGGCTAATAGAACTGGCCACGTAATATTGGATGGCAAGGACCTGAATGATATCCCCAAGGTAGTCCTTAGACAGATTATAGGTGTGTTGCCACAACTGCCTTTTGTGTTCAAGGGATGGACTGTGCGTAGATTCCTTGATCCCAGAAAGCTGTTTAGTGATGCTGATATTAACCAGGccttaaataaatgtgctTTATTAAACTTTGTTAACGAGCTTCCTGGAGGTAAGAAATTGGATACCATTTTAGTTAAAGAGGATTTGAGATATTCCAGTCATAATTCTAAAAAAGGCGAAATTGATATGAATTTCAAATCCAACCACGAATCTTTAGAAAGTAATGTGATACTATCCAATACCCAACTCAGAACTCTTTCATTGGCCAGATTAGTTTTATATAGGCATTTTTATAGAATGATACTCGTGGACGAACCTCCAGAAGAGGACTTGGTTGCAGGGGCCAGTGGGAGACAAGATGATCTTGGAGTTCCAATTTATGATCTATTACAGAAACATTTTAGTCATTGTACCACTTTTGTGGCTGCACATGATGCTAATGTTTTGAAGACTTGTACTTCAGTCTGGGTTATACACGACGGCTGTCTAGTAAGGACCTGCAAAACGAGTGATATCGCAGCAAATGAGTCGGTAGCAAGAATAATAGAAGAATGTTTAAAGCAGTTTTAGTTTAACAACTTAAATCACCAAACGCAGTTAATTACACACTAAATTAACTCatgtaatttaatacactCTAAAATtgagtgtaaaatattcaccttttaatttattttaattctatatttatcttattCTAAAGatcaaatttgttataatttGTATGTAATGTTGTGTCGTTGTTTGGATTTGTACGATGGTGGATACAAAGATTATTATCAAATCAGTAACattgttgtaaaatatacatagaCTAAcgtaatatataaatattcaatGTATGTATCACTATTTATAACTTTTGTATCAATTTATGccctacacattttttgtTCATAGtattctttaattttttaattatataacatatttaatttgtacaTATATGTGAAAACATTATggtattttgtttaaaaaaatcattttcatttttttagtCTTGTGTTTCTAGGTTCGATTGAT encodes:
- a CDS encoding uncharacterized protein (ABC transporter related domain containing protein) gives rise to the protein MNGSSNSKDSSHEDGPESCFWESFLYSKSYFTKLKHKKFRYYDNSNIFKYLFFHWVSRWVYLLSKRYVEPYKYHPLPISDQVLKWQPIFSKHVSDGIVRLDSYHYSKSQSRDTKAKKPYSSILLRALFLTIWKRALVVIIGLVLVNVLSMSISILVKRLVVKLGDNSLICIVNYLYVIGIFQHGLSHRRKFSNNIDGSNSLNVCNQVIHSCSPDSECSKNPLYCPARRYQSKDINGQIFNFVYNDSFYVSQSIEALKYIIEFMTNFGYGVYLLSLQVKVNIWVLYFLGIFFVFIMVVVEILSAITIKFVLHYRDYRLTKSNDIVSSLALVKKMFYDDIAINIITKSRNNELSVLFVNMFLTYFNMTLYNMCIIITFYMVQRYFVASVIDASVITDIDTAGFMTSFYIFLRIAISMFLLPKCIRSIAKSYVSFKRMGIYIKDCSPNFYISDNICTGSVQTCTNITYLANQRLRDVVYYKDATFTWVNTRDDLLNKNYEPLLKNVNFQLKRSEIAIVTGSKGSGKSNFIKSMLGEMTLVGGSMAVVPLHTSMPIFYASEDIFLQHGTVRSNIVFGHRFDENLYKTVLSAVELEYDISTWEKGDLRLLSDNAPSLSGGQRVRMELARAVYAYLVFHQVNKEYNDCQCSFLMCLDASFHGLDPYVSKTIFNNLFNVKTGLLVKDDLSVVLTTSKQTLDICSKMSDINQVPNPPVYNINNQMLKFYLNLHDFIKNKRVNNIDNNYISHNIGSYMSYLTYDMLSLCSSGANTRLRRIKLTRSKYSKSFKSYARDELAGVKFNPYKVYLMPSLGFFVIYLLINIIVSVMDNIKYVLSTRLSDYISKHIRDFKNGQYFDLAEIKAHSTFWLRIMTLFVSVIIVLTILSTILFSILSNITCRKIHEYVVDSIFKNSSSVIKVKKQINQVMTYLSCDTTMTDEDVGYILLLFLTCSIQAITNIVTLFYLIPISIPFFIVSLSILFKFILLNLINCAKNKQIAMLESMSQVNSVCENAISGSSIYRSYKNELSLVINLIENIDYKVRSRFLYRLILTWCALIFKYVFSATTLIVLVLPIILDRFTKYKMKVGYFGLALSLCMNLAKSFSKFSTTYAKLEIYSCSLQRFQYFIPPKKTLQFSSFVNTHEEYVVIPDNKAHVKFQRDQLLIRRAFEFKAENKRFYKLRKFFYDPKLTIIDAGDYLPYEHSDVLLNDVCVYTTADHNPESMLLNHFNASAHRSEIIGIVGRTGAGKTILLCVLQNIMANRTGHVILDGKDLNDIPKVVLRQIIGVLPQLPFVFKGWTVRRFLDPRKLFSDADINQALNKCALLNFVNELPGGKKLDTILVKEDLRYSSHNSKKGEIDMNFKSNHESLESNVILSNTQLRTLSLARLVLYRHFYRMILVDEPPEEDLVAGASGRQDDLGVPIYDLLQKHFSHCTTFVAAHDANVLKTCTSVWVIHDGCLVRTCKTSDIAANESVARIIEECLKQF